From Nitratidesulfovibrio vulgaris str. Hildenborough, a single genomic window includes:
- a CDS encoding biotin--[acetyl-CoA-carboxylase] ligase, which yields MPTALHMLTAGLADVAAPLSLDELDRSGFLGPLFESFGCPAGAQPRAFSAGQGVGCSHDGEWDVLELAAGNETLFLCGDATSSLDVARILTDRGALPEWGMVLVLSQSAGRGQLRRPWVSPRGNVYAALRLPADPPFTADYAALSVGCMLAEGFRTLGIPVQLKWPNDILLDDCKVGGILLEERAGIIIAGIGINCTFAPPVAQLRDGWAVRAASLLEKGYDLTPLALFASLVKNGRFWYLNEIRRAGHGAFPSCAERHLAWMGRGIVVHGGDVDDKPGRIAGLSSEGGLRVRFPDGERVILSGSIVPGS from the coding sequence ATGCCGACGGCGCTTCATATGCTCACGGCGGGGCTGGCTGACGTCGCAGCCCCTCTGTCGCTGGATGAGCTTGATAGGTCAGGCTTTCTGGGGCCATTATTCGAATCATTCGGCTGCCCCGCCGGGGCCCAGCCGCGGGCTTTCTCCGCAGGGCAGGGTGTTGGCTGTTCCCATGATGGCGAGTGGGATGTCCTTGAACTCGCAGCCGGCAACGAGACCCTGTTCCTGTGTGGTGACGCCACCTCAAGCCTCGACGTCGCACGCATCCTGACTGATAGGGGGGCGTTGCCCGAATGGGGCATGGTGCTCGTACTCAGCCAGAGTGCGGGGCGAGGGCAGTTGAGGCGCCCGTGGGTCTCGCCGCGGGGCAATGTGTATGCCGCCCTCCGCCTTCCGGCTGACCCGCCCTTCACAGCCGACTACGCCGCACTGTCAGTGGGCTGCATGCTCGCAGAGGGGTTCCGTACGCTAGGCATTCCCGTGCAGCTCAAATGGCCCAACGATATCTTGCTGGACGACTGCAAGGTCGGGGGCATACTCCTTGAAGAGCGTGCAGGCATCATCATTGCCGGAATCGGCATAAACTGCACTTTCGCCCCGCCCGTTGCACAGCTGCGTGACGGGTGGGCAGTCCGTGCCGCCAGCCTGCTTGAAAAGGGATATGATCTTACCCCGCTGGCCCTGTTTGCCAGTCTTGTGAAGAACGGGCGTTTCTGGTACTTGAACGAGATTCGACGCGCAGGTCACGGGGCGTTTCCCTCCTGCGCCGAACGGCATCTTGCCTGGATGGGCCGTGGCATCGTTGTGCACGGCGGGGATGTAGACGACAAACCGGGCAGGATAGCGGGGCTTTCGTCCGAAGGTGGCCTGCGGGTGCGTTTCCCGGACGGGGAGCGTGTCATCCTTTCCGGCAGTATTGTGCCGGGTTCGTGA
- a CDS encoding tRNA nucleotidyltransferase, producing the protein MKTYLVGGAVRDILIGRTPREHDIAFEASVAHFLQANPSARKVGKRIDVYLIGNVEHRPVQGGDIRADLLQRDFTINALALEADGTLHAHPDALADLRASIIRPASPGALMADPVRVLRAARFAAQLPEMSLAQETLEAMRAVAAAGYLAEMPCEQVCRETLKALGSPAPERFFISLAKGGCLQPWFAEVADLTGVPAGPPAYHTGSAFDHTIDIMRRLAGDAFDVWLGLCHDLGKGTTPADILPRHLGHEHRGEEAATALGQRLGMSNRFIRGGALAARMHMKAGRYDTLRPHTRVDLLLVLHHAGIIRNVWNLVTADSGIDHTATAMAELETILAVKLPPSLRGKGPESGRMLREMQCMALAARRTEPDGASGERCPGGPA; encoded by the coding sequence ATGAAAACCTATCTCGTGGGCGGCGCAGTTCGCGACATTCTGATCGGGCGGACACCCCGTGAACACGACATCGCCTTCGAGGCATCCGTGGCGCATTTCTTACAGGCGAATCCTTCCGCCCGCAAGGTGGGCAAACGTATCGACGTCTACCTGATAGGGAATGTCGAGCATCGCCCGGTGCAGGGGGGCGACATCCGCGCCGACCTGCTACAACGCGATTTCACCATCAATGCACTGGCACTCGAGGCTGACGGAACACTCCATGCCCACCCTGATGCACTCGCCGACCTGAGGGCTAGCATCATACGGCCCGCCTCGCCGGGGGCCCTCATGGCCGACCCCGTAAGAGTGTTGAGGGCGGCGAGGTTCGCTGCACAACTGCCGGAAATGTCCCTTGCACAGGAGACGCTGGAGGCCATGCGCGCCGTCGCGGCAGCAGGGTACCTCGCGGAGATGCCATGTGAACAGGTGTGCCGCGAGACGTTGAAGGCCCTTGGCAGCCCTGCACCGGAGCGTTTTTTCATATCGCTGGCAAAGGGTGGATGCCTTCAACCGTGGTTCGCTGAAGTCGCAGACCTTACAGGGGTGCCAGCCGGGCCGCCAGCCTACCATACGGGAAGCGCGTTCGACCATACGATTGACATCATGCGTCGCCTCGCGGGAGACGCCTTCGATGTATGGCTTGGCCTTTGCCACGACCTCGGCAAGGGAACGACACCGGCAGACATTCTTCCGAGACATCTCGGCCATGAACATCGTGGCGAGGAAGCCGCCACGGCCCTCGGGCAGCGACTTGGCATGAGCAACCGCTTCATCCGCGGCGGCGCACTGGCAGCCCGGATGCATATGAAGGCCGGGCGCTACGACACCCTGCGCCCGCACACGCGGGTCGACCTCCTGCTGGTCTTGCACCATGCCGGAATCATCAGGAACGTCTGGAATCTGGTCACGGCAGACAGCGGAATCGACCATACGGCCACCGCCATGGCGGAACTTGAAACGATACTTGCCGTGAAACTCCCGCCGTCCCTGCGGGGCAAGGGGCCAGAGTCCGGCAGGATGCTTCGCGAGATGCAGTGCATGGCCCTTGCCGCACGAAGGACAGAACCGGATGGGGCCTCAGGAGAAAGGTGCCCCGGAGGCCCGGCATAG
- a CDS encoding outer membrane protein assembly factor BamD, whose protein sequence is MRKTLLRAACMAALTFMLSGCGIIDYFYLPPPEDTAQELYESGNDAMREKDYVAAAQAYTRLKDNYPFSPYTIEAELSLADAYFLDEEYPAAAEAYKEFETLHPRHQAIPYVLYQVGMARLKSFISVDRPVNNVQEAYQYFQRLRESYPGTEYAAKAEEHMKECRRLLAERELFIADVYWRTGKYGAAWQRYSFVRDNFKDVPHAVEYATEKANVAYLRHREAQSENIREAREGSWKQWFKWL, encoded by the coding sequence ATGCGTAAGACACTCCTTCGCGCAGCCTGCATGGCGGCTCTCACCTTCATGTTGTCCGGTTGCGGTATTATCGACTATTTCTACCTGCCCCCCCCAGAGGACACGGCGCAGGAACTCTACGAGTCTGGTAACGACGCCATGCGTGAGAAGGACTACGTCGCCGCCGCGCAGGCCTATACCAGACTCAAGGACAACTATCCCTTCAGCCCCTACACCATAGAAGCTGAACTCTCCCTTGCGGACGCCTACTTCCTCGACGAGGAATATCCGGCTGCTGCCGAGGCGTACAAGGAGTTCGAGACGCTGCATCCCCGTCATCAGGCCATCCCATATGTCCTGTACCAGGTGGGCATGGCACGTCTGAAGAGCTTCATCTCGGTCGACAGGCCCGTGAACAATGTTCAGGAGGCCTACCAGTACTTCCAGCGGCTGCGTGAATCGTACCCCGGCACCGAGTATGCGGCCAAGGCCGAAGAGCATATGAAGGAATGCCGCCGTCTGCTGGCCGAACGCGAACTCTTCATCGCCGACGTGTACTGGCGCACCGGAAAATATGGAGCCGCATGGCAGCGTTACTCCTTCGTGCGAGACAACTTCAAGGATGTCCCCCACGCTGTGGAGTACGCCACCGAGAAGGCGAACGTGGCCTATCTGCGCCATCGCGAAGCACAGTCCGAGAATATTCGCGAAGCCCGCGAAGGATCGTGGAAGCAATGGTTCAAGTGGCTGTAG
- a CDS encoding NAD(P)/FAD-dependent oxidoreductase, with translation MQQFDAIVIGGGPAGMTAALYLARSGVSVAMVERLSPGGQVLMTSEIENYPGFPKGIQGWELADLFAAHLEGYAITRFNDEVREIVPAPADNRVRVGDDWISGRTLILCSGARYKRLGLPDEERLTGKGVSYCALCDGNFFRGQVVGVVGGGNSALEESLYLSKLVKKLHLIHRRDDFRAAKCYQDKVCIMPDIDVVRSSVVEAIHGDDRLTGVTVRNVKTGETSFLELDGLFIFIGFEPVGGFLPGGIERDEQGFVITDGEMRTNLPGIFAAGDIRSKMCRQVTTAVGDGATAANAAFVYLEQLDA, from the coding sequence ATGCAGCAGTTCGACGCCATCGTCATTGGGGGCGGCCCCGCAGGCATGACGGCCGCCCTGTATCTTGCGAGGTCGGGCGTTTCCGTGGCCATGGTCGAAAGGCTTTCGCCCGGTGGCCAGGTGCTCATGACCTCCGAAATCGAGAACTACCCCGGTTTCCCGAAAGGGATTCAGGGCTGGGAGCTTGCAGACCTCTTTGCGGCTCATCTCGAAGGCTATGCCATTACCCGTTTCAATGACGAGGTCAGGGAAATCGTCCCCGCCCCCGCAGACAACAGGGTGCGGGTAGGGGATGACTGGATTTCGGGCCGCACGCTCATACTGTGCTCCGGAGCGCGGTACAAGCGCCTTGGCTTGCCTGACGAGGAGCGGTTGACCGGAAAGGGTGTTTCTTACTGCGCCCTTTGCGATGGCAACTTCTTTCGCGGGCAGGTCGTGGGCGTGGTAGGCGGAGGGAACTCGGCCCTCGAAGAGTCGCTGTATCTTTCCAAGCTTGTCAAGAAGTTGCACCTCATCCACCGCCGCGACGACTTCCGGGCCGCCAAGTGCTATCAGGACAAGGTGTGCATCATGCCCGACATCGATGTGGTGAGGAGTTCTGTCGTCGAGGCCATTCATGGCGATGACAGGCTCACGGGCGTGACGGTGCGCAATGTGAAGACCGGCGAGACATCGTTCCTCGAACTCGATGGTCTGTTCATCTTCATTGGGTTCGAGCCTGTCGGCGGTTTTCTGCCCGGCGGTATCGAGCGGGACGAGCAGGGCTTCGTCATCACTGATGGCGAAATGCGAACCAACCTGCCCGGCATCTTCGCCGCAGGCGACATCAGGTCAAAGATGTGCCGTCAGGTGACCACCGCCGTGGGTGACGGCGCAACGGCGGCCAACGCCGCATTCGTCTATCTGGAACAGCTCGATGCGTAA
- the trxA gene encoding thioredoxin: protein MAAQITDATFEASVLKSAIPVLIDFWAPWCGPCRAMGPVIDELAAEYEGKVLIVKMNVDDNPATPSKYGIRAIPTLILFKNGEVVEQVTGAVSKSSIKDMIAQKALG, encoded by the coding sequence ATGGCTGCTCAGATCACCGATGCCACTTTCGAAGCCTCTGTTCTCAAGTCCGCCATTCCCGTGCTGATCGACTTCTGGGCTCCCTGGTGTGGGCCGTGCCGTGCCATGGGGCCCGTCATCGATGAACTTGCCGCCGAATACGAGGGCAAGGTGCTCATCGTGAAAATGAACGTCGACGACAATCCCGCCACTCCCAGCAAGTACGGCATCCGCGCCATTCCCACGCTCATCCTCTTCAAGAATGGTGAAGTGGTGGAACAGGTGACCGGGGCCGTTTCCAAGAGCAGCATCAAGGATATGATCGCCCAGAAGGCACTCGGGTAA
- the tsaD gene encoding tRNA (adenosine(37)-N6)-threonylcarbamoyltransferase complex transferase subunit TsaD, protein MLCIGIETSCDETGLALVRDGRLVHAVMSSQADIHALFGGVVPEIASREHYRLIGPLYDLLLREAGVGPTELDAVAVARGPGLLGSLLVGMAFAKGLALGFDIPLVGVNHLHAHLLAAGLERELVFPALGLLVSGGHTHIYRIESPVSFRLLGRTLDDAAGEAYDKVAKMLRLPYPGGRILDQQGRRGIADPRLFPRPYTDNDNLDFSFSGLKTAVQTHLSRHPELVPSPDAAQAVAGGHDAPEGLRNMCASFNEAVAETLCIKLGRALDGDDGVGVRALIVAGGVAANSYVREHTARLAVSRGLELIVPSPPLCTDNGSMIAYAGWLLRQGGLSHSLDLEAVPRGRAIPDDYRQGPAGCS, encoded by the coding sequence ATGCTCTGTATCGGAATAGAGACCTCGTGCGATGAGACGGGCCTTGCGCTTGTACGTGACGGCAGGCTTGTGCATGCCGTCATGTCCAGTCAGGCAGACATCCATGCGCTGTTCGGTGGTGTCGTGCCAGAGATCGCGTCGCGCGAGCACTACAGGCTCATAGGCCCCTTGTACGACCTGCTTCTTCGGGAAGCGGGCGTCGGGCCTACTGAACTCGACGCGGTTGCGGTGGCCCGTGGCCCGGGGCTGCTGGGCAGCCTGCTCGTGGGGATGGCCTTCGCCAAGGGGCTCGCACTCGGGTTCGATATTCCGCTCGTGGGCGTGAACCATCTCCATGCGCACCTCCTTGCCGCGGGGCTGGAACGCGAACTGGTGTTCCCTGCCCTCGGATTGCTTGTTTCCGGGGGGCATACGCATATCTATCGCATCGAGTCGCCGGTCTCGTTCCGTCTGCTGGGGCGGACGCTCGATGATGCCGCTGGGGAGGCCTACGACAAGGTTGCGAAGATGTTGCGTCTTCCCTATCCTGGGGGGCGTATTCTCGACCAGCAGGGACGTCGTGGCATAGCTGACCCACGCCTGTTTCCTCGTCCGTATACGGACAATGACAACCTCGATTTCAGTTTCAGCGGGCTCAAGACCGCTGTGCAGACCCACTTGTCGCGCCACCCGGAGCTTGTACCATCCCCCGATGCCGCTCAAGCCGTCGCCGGAGGACATGATGCACCTGAAGGGCTGCGGAACATGTGCGCCTCATTCAACGAGGCGGTGGCAGAGACGTTATGCATCAAGCTGGGGCGTGCCCTTGATGGCGACGACGGAGTGGGGGTGCGGGCGCTCATCGTCGCCGGAGGCGTCGCCGCCAACAGCTATGTGCGAGAGCACACGGCCCGCTTGGCTGTATCCCGGGGGCTTGAGCTTATCGTCCCGTCTCCACCACTTTGCACCGACAACGGGTCGATGATCGCGTATGCGGGGTGGCTGTTACGTCAGGGGGGGCTTTCGCACAGCCTCGACCTTGAGGCCGTACCCCGCGGGCGTGCCATCCCTGATGACTACCGTCAGGGACCTGCCGGGTGCTCTTGA
- the fbp gene encoding class 1 fructose-bisphosphatase, with translation MPEVTVTEHLLLHQKKSPAATGQFTTLLNDLVLSAKIISRSVTKAGLLDVLGGTGEVNVQGELVQKLDEFANRVLIYRMERSGAVCAMASEENADIIKVPEKLHRGDYVLIFDPLDGSSNIDVNINVGTIFSILRRKSPASDDVCIDDVLQPGYEQVAAGYILYGPSTMLVFSTGQGVHGFTLDPSVGEFLLSHPDMSIPERGRIYSINESYWNYWDEPTREIVSYFKGDHNERGKPYSLRYVGSLVADFHRTLLYGGIFMYPMDYRHPDKPQGKLRLMCEASPLAFLAEQAGGRAIDGSRRILDVCPGTLHERIPLFIGSARDVDKVEEIYARHRA, from the coding sequence ATGCCCGAAGTTACCGTTACCGAACATCTTCTGCTGCATCAGAAAAAGTCTCCTGCAGCTACGGGCCAGTTTACGACCCTGCTTAACGACCTCGTCCTTTCCGCCAAGATCATCTCCCGCAGTGTGACGAAGGCCGGATTGCTCGATGTCCTTGGGGGCACCGGCGAAGTGAATGTGCAAGGCGAACTTGTGCAGAAACTCGACGAGTTCGCGAACCGTGTGCTCATCTACAGAATGGAGCGCTCCGGTGCCGTATGCGCCATGGCCTCCGAAGAGAACGCTGACATCATCAAGGTGCCCGAGAAGCTGCACCGTGGTGATTATGTGCTCATCTTCGACCCGCTGGACGGTTCCTCCAACATTGACGTCAACATCAATGTCGGCACCATCTTCTCGATCCTGCGCCGCAAGTCTCCTGCCTCGGACGACGTGTGTATCGATGATGTCCTGCAGCCCGGCTATGAGCAGGTGGCCGCTGGCTACATCCTCTACGGGCCGTCGACCATGCTCGTGTTCAGTACCGGGCAGGGCGTTCACGGGTTCACGCTGGACCCCAGCGTGGGCGAGTTCCTTCTGTCGCATCCCGACATGAGCATCCCCGAAAGAGGGCGTATCTACTCCATCAACGAGTCGTACTGGAACTACTGGGACGAACCTACGAGAGAGATAGTCTCCTACTTCAAGGGTGATCACAACGAACGCGGCAAGCCCTATTCGTTGCGTTATGTGGGCTCGCTCGTGGCGGACTTTCACCGTACGCTGCTCTATGGCGGCATCTTCATGTACCCCATGGACTATCGCCATCCCGACAAGCCTCAGGGCAAGCTGCGCCTCATGTGCGAGGCGTCTCCGCTGGCATTTCTCGCTGAGCAGGCCGGGGGGCGCGCCATCGACGGTTCGCGGCGTATTCTCGATGTATGCCCCGGAACGCTGCATGAGCGCATTCCGCTCTTCATCGGTTCGGCCCGCGATGTCGACAAGGTCGAAGAGATCTACGCCCGTCACAGGGCCTGA
- a CDS encoding lipoprotein: MYRHSRLVGVMLAASMAFAFGCGQTSHSMWKDTKRYYREYLNPPAQVDFGEAGYSTPEEVRLANGFVGIDLQLRALERGLDNADRRPDRSWVEAFLRSYPWMAGAAAIDASGEVLARMPSFDIKNIDFSGVLEADPKQKMRMLRSVIVDTPLGPEIVVAVPLYAGMDFKGVIAVHFDVRALLPYSAAPADIVIAAPSGILWPGKYDITATPLHDADWAKLVAKDAFGTLSNAQGEFFWVTRYIGNIPLVFAVPVEGSFPEKPEQLAVLAKARELGTGGRVQTPAPVEPSPALGEDDPSLLVSPAPELPGSPIEESTVR, encoded by the coding sequence GTGTATCGACACTCCAGGCTGGTCGGCGTCATGCTTGCCGCATCGATGGCTTTCGCTTTCGGTTGCGGTCAGACTTCCCATTCCATGTGGAAGGACACCAAGCGCTATTATCGAGAATACCTGAATCCGCCAGCCCAGGTCGATTTCGGTGAAGCAGGCTATTCGACCCCAGAAGAGGTTCGTCTGGCCAACGGCTTCGTCGGGATAGACCTCCAGCTTCGCGCCCTGGAACGTGGTCTCGACAACGCGGACAGGCGCCCTGACCGTAGTTGGGTCGAGGCGTTCCTTCGTTCCTATCCGTGGATGGCAGGTGCCGCCGCCATCGATGCCTCGGGTGAAGTGCTTGCCCGTATGCCTTCGTTCGACATCAAGAATATCGACTTCTCCGGTGTTCTCGAGGCCGACCCCAAGCAGAAGATGCGCATGTTGCGTAGCGTGATCGTGGATACGCCTCTTGGCCCAGAAATCGTTGTGGCCGTCCCGCTTTACGCTGGTATGGACTTCAAGGGCGTCATCGCAGTGCATTTCGACGTCCGTGCGCTGCTGCCGTACTCCGCCGCGCCTGCCGATATCGTCATCGCCGCGCCCTCCGGCATCCTGTGGCCGGGCAAGTACGACATCACCGCAACCCCCCTGCATGACGCCGACTGGGCCAAGCTCGTAGCGAAGGACGCGTTCGGAACGCTCTCCAACGCACAGGGTGAGTTCTTCTGGGTTACCCGCTACATCGGCAATATCCCGCTGGTCTTCGCAGTGCCTGTCGAAGGGAGCTTCCCCGAGAAGCCAGAACAGCTCGCCGTGCTTGCCAAGGCACGTGAACTCGGTACCGGGGGCCGGGTGCAGACCCCCGCACCTGTCGAACCGTCTCCCGCCCTTGGCGAGGACGACCCCAGCCTTCTGGTCTCGCCGGCTCCAGAACTGCCCGGTTCCCCCATCGAGGAATCGACCGTCCGATAG